One genomic window of Nicotiana sylvestris chromosome 10, ASM39365v2, whole genome shotgun sequence includes the following:
- the LOC104216025 gene encoding PR5-like receptor kinase, with translation MCCFRFRKSCDPYVSITKTEDQNVEANLWQYGPLAPMAYSYSDIRKMTSSFKEKLGEGGYGGVYKGNLNGQPVAVKILKATEGNGEDFINEVASISQSSHVNVVTLLGFCLNRREKALIYEFMPNGSLDKHIYRDNYRLKWEVLYKIALGIARGLEYLHRGCNSRILHFDIKPHNILLDEDFCPKISDFGLAKLCTRKESIVSTLEARGTIGYIAPEVFCRNFGGVSHKSVVYSYRMMVLEMVGGRRNYSAERSHNSEIYFPCWAYRRVVLDEDLNIRDGMTNDEALIAKKMILVGLWCIQTDPSQRSATGKVIDMLEGSLEALQIPPKPYVCSPSRSEGSSLTILELPVAKPFLNSPLTLLEIRFFAIFEWTAEAEYVAAASCYAQLLWIKQQLEDFGVHVAY, from the exons ATGTGCTGCTTTCGATTCAGGAAATCATGTGACCCCTATGTTTCAATAACAAAGACAGAAGATCAGAATGTTGAAGCCAACCTGTGGCAGTATGGACCTTTAGCCCCAATGGCATATAGCTATTCAGACATTAGGAAAATGACAAGTTCATTTAAAGAGAAACTTGGAGAAGGGGGTTATGGAGGGGTCTACAAAGGTAACCTTAACGGCCAACCCGTTGCTGTGAAGATCTTAAAAGCAACTGAGGGGAATGGAGAAGATTTCATTAACGAAGTTGCAAGCATCAGTCAATCTTCTCATGTCAACGTTGTAACTCTGTTGGGATTTTGTTTGAATCGTCGGGAAAAAGCACTTATTTATGAATTCATGCCGAATGGATCTCTTGATAAACACATTTACAGAGACAACTATAGATTGAAATGGGAAGTGTTGTATAAAATTGCACTTGGGATAGCTCGGGGATTGGAATATTTGCATAGAGGGTGCAACTCACGAATTTTGCATTTTGACATAAAACCTCACAACATTCTTCTGGACGAGGACTTTTGCCCCAAGATATCTGATTTCGGTTTAGCAAAATTATGTACTCGAAAAGAGAGCATAGTGTCCACATTAGAAGCTCGAGGAACCATTGGTTATATTGCTCCAGAGGTGTTCTGTAGAAATTTTGGAGGAGTTTCACACAAATCTGTTGTTTATAGCTACAGAATGATGGTTCTTGAAATGGTTGGAGGAAGAAGGAACTACAGTGCTGAAAGAAGCCATAATAGTGAAATATACTTTCCATGTTGGGCTTATAGACGCGTTGTGCTAGATGAAGACCTAAATATACGAGACGGAATGACCAACGATGAAGCACTGATTGCAAAGAAAATGATACTAGTGGGCTTGTGGTGCATTCAAACTGACCCCTCCCAGAGGTCAGCCACAGGTAAGGTAATTGACATGTTAGAAGGTAGTTTGGAGGCCTTGCAAATACCACCAAAGCCCTACGTATGTTCTCCTTCGCGATCAGAAGGATCTTCATTGACCATTTTGGAGCTACCTGTGGCAAAGCCCTTCTTAAATTCTCCTttgacactactagaaatccg ATTCTTTGCCATATTTGAGTGGACCgctgaagctgaatatgtagcTGCAGCATCCTGCTATGCTCAGCTTCTGTGGATCAAGCAGCAGCTGGAGGATTTTGGAGTTCACGTGGCTTATTAA